The genomic window TCACATGTTTGGATTTACAGGattaaacgaaacaaaacaaatggacTTCCGACTTTTCGAACATCCTTGGGAATGAAAATTGGTTTCAACTTTTGATGGAAGGGTTCGAGCATCATTATCGTCAAACACTTTTGTTTCAACGATATCCAAATGAATCGTATGTATATTAGAGACAATGACACTTCTCCTTATTCAAAATAGGATAAATTGGagtaataaattaaaaacaacaaacaaaaaattagtcAAATAAACGAAAGTCTTACCGTTACTGGTAACGTCTTCTCGTAGTTGGGATTTTCGATGGATGTCACTTTTGGAGTCTTTTTAACTGGAAGGCTAAACGCAAAAATAggttacaacaaaaaaaggattGTGCAAGAGACTCATGCAGAATTTTTCATGAAGCAATAGATTCTGGTTAAAATGAACATGGCAAACAAAGAAGATCCAATTTCAGAGTCCCACAAACCCACGCCTTCAAAAAGTGGCCAAGTGCTGAACCTCTGTTGTGTGCATGAGCTTCAATgtatgaaaatgttttcaaatcaTTTTCGTTTCCAAGGTTTCAAACCTTCCTTCGTTTTCGAACCAAGGCTTTGCACCATGAATTATTTTCGTTTATCATTAGTCAACTCAAAGAAATTCAAGCGCTTCAATCAAAGCTagtgttgttctttcttttgattggttcaAACTGAGACTTGTTTCCCCAAATAAATCACCGTTAAGCTACGtgcttctttaaataaatacaaagtCAGTTAACTTTCGTAACAAGCAACTTACTTCCTTTTGCTCTGATTTTCGGTTATGACAACTTCCGTTTTAATACAACGAAAGTCGGTCGAAACGCGCTTTATAAGGAAAAAGCCAGGCCAAAGCAATTCAGGATTGCCTGCGACCATCAATATTTAAGACTTTTCTATCATTAGCCTATTGACCCAGCAGGTTGTTAGAATACCTGTAATGACTCTGTGCAGCCCCGTTCGGTGGTTTAATCCTAGAGAAAAAAGAGACAGAAGATTACTCTCCGGTAAGAGAAACTTTGGGAGAGTAATCAAAGGCGAAAATGGACAGAAAGTAGTGAATGTATTGTGTTCAGAGAGTAGAAAACTCGATCAGCTTGTCTGTGCAGCTCTGATTACGACTATTCCGTCTATTAATGGTCGATCTCGTTTTCCTTCCAAAATCGAAATCCTGAGGTGTTGGGAgtgtccagttttttttttcggagcgaggggggggggggaggaggagagTGGATGCTACATTAATCTTGCTAGCCTTCAACGAGATCGTGACGTTTTTGACTGGCCAAGTAATAATTGTCATCTGGATTGACTCTCTTTCACATATTTCACAAGTGGTGTTTGATAAAATTTAGATAGGATAAGCGGCAAAACTTACAATTGGTATCCTACTGCAGCAGTGCTTTTGACTGGCGGagaaaaactgcaaagaaatCGGCCACATTAAGAAAATTCCGTtcacaaaagaaaattgtcagaaaagcaaacaaagtttTGCACATACCCGATGTAAAGGGGATTTTCAGTTATCTTAGGAGAGTCCCGATCCTGATCCACGGGACAGCTGCAATAAAATGAGCAATTTGAAAACCTTTCTCAGGTAAAACTGTTTCCTAATGATGACATTACCCATCTGATGTGTAATTTACCAAAGATAACTGGGTGAGCCTTCACCCACATGTTTACACGAAAAATTAACGATAAAAATTATCATCTATCcataataattacaatatgAAATTCACCTGTCACTTGAGGAAACTTCTTTTTCACCAATGGTAGAGTTCTCGGAGCTATCCGaactaaaaagaagaaaggaaaatacgaCAAGTAGTCAATTTACAGTTATTAAATTACACTTGCAACATTGTTGCTCAAAATGAGACGTTGGGAAAGACATCAGCGGCCAGGCTGCTAAGTAAGATGAAAGATGGCGGCGTCCATAATCAATGTTTACGCAcatttaaacacaattttttaatagttttgcCACTCTTTTCATTCTCAAAAATCTATTATTAGTACGATCGGTATATAAGCTCTGTATGGTTTCCGGAGTAAACTTCTTCTGACAACTAAAAGCGGGAGTGATAGGATTCTGACGGTTCTTCGGATGATCACAAAATTGTGATTATCAGTGGTACCGACCCGCCCAATGGATGTTAGGGAATTTTTAAAGCACTGCATAGATGTGTTCGTTAAGGTCAGTATTGTATGGTAATGCTAGGACAACTAGAACGGGGGTACTGGTCTTTGGCAGGATTTTCGCATAGTCCCATCctcattatgcatacagtacgttcttggataaagaataCAATGGCGAAAACAAAAGATTGCCTTTGAGACTATGACTTTGCCTTAAAGTAGTATACGGATGTGGGGAAATCTTTCCGTGTATTTATATCCAATCAGTGCAAGTTAGATTTTTATTGGAAAGGGTTAAACGTTGTACCAACCTTCGATAAAGGATATTTACAGTTTCATATGGATTGGCTTTCGAATCACGAGGAAACCTAGAAGTACAAATAAATCAGTCTAAAGTTGAAATAACAGAACCGTTGTAGTTATAATCTTACCTTTTGACTAGGGTTATAAAGTTTTATCTCCTCAAATTTTGTGGATTTGCTTCTGCCAATTAGTAATTTATTTCCTTCATCTgttcttcataattttttttactaactTAGGATTCATTGAAtcatatttctgatatttttttttaaaaaagattatgACTGGGAAGCAACACTTCcccacacacaaaaaaacaacaacaaccacaacaagaaTACAACAAAGTGGGAGatgtaattaataaaaattacagattgacaaacctttttttggtgCCATTTGCTGGAGTGGCATATTCTTTATCAGATGTGAAAGTGATTGTTGGAAGAGGGCTTCCTCTTTCTTTCCGCGAGCTGGTGtagaaagaaattaagaaagaaaaggatgaaAATATGTACAATAAAATATGAATGTGAACTGCTCACCATAATTGATGACTGTAGAGACCAAAAGGGAGAAATGGACTTCATGAACTGATACATTGTCTGATACAGTCTCCTTTAAACAAGGCCATCCCTATCAAACTTgatagtattattttttgttctttaatttgcaAAGCTCTCCATGCCTTAGCACATCTCAGAAACATTAGCTCTCAAAACCTTCATTTTTTgggttgaatttttttaataagtcctttcttttcttcaaggAATTTGAATCATCAGAACTTGAGCTAAAAAACTTgtcaaaaagcaaacaaaattatGATTGAGATAGCAGAATCATAGTGCCAGTTATCTAAGATGAGCCCATATATTGTGTAACAAAAAGTTTTCAACTGATTGTACAATTATCTTGATTCCTACCGTTTCTTTAGAATGATAAACACAGCAACCATCCCTGCAATGACTATTATAGCAACTGCAATAACTACAGCCATTACTTTCATTTGCAATCCTCCTACTCTCTCAGCTCTTTTTCCAGTTACTCCTGGATCTTCTAATTCTACTTTTTCTGTTGGAAGTGTAATTTTGTCCGATTCACCAGGATACAGCACTGGTTTTTCTGAAGATGATTTAGTGGTTGGTTTAGTGAATGAATTTGCGGATAGAACTTTGGTGGGTTGAGCACTGGATGGTGCTGAAAAAGTCATTTGTGTTGGTTTGGCAGATGGTCCTGAAGACATCATTTTTGTTGGCGGGATGGATGGTGCTGAAGACGTCACTTGTGTTGGCTTGGAGGTTATTGTGGAAGGGGCTGgggctgaaaataaaaaaaaataaaaattgatgttttggtACAGGGCAAATATATCTTATCATTCCAAGCAATTTGAACTTCACAGCTAACAAATGATATCAAGCATCACAGAGTTCATGCATTTAAGCTGTAATACCTGTTCCAAATGTATCATTTTGGCCCTTGTAATTTAAATTTAGACAAGTAAGCTGTTGATGCAGTTGCAGAAATGACatctttttaatatattcatAATAAACGGTTTGTTTAGTTGTTCATGTTGTAATGAACTCTGTGCTCAAGTGattcaatttaattaaaagtaaaatcaaaCCACAGCTAAGCAATAaatgtttagtttcttttcttttctaattcACCCGTAGCTGATGTTCCTTCATCACTGTACTTACTTCTAATGTTTGTACTTGTACACTGATAGAAAATTTGCAGTTGATGGTTTTCAGGGCCATTGGAACAACTGTAATCAAAAAGAGCTTTTTTAATGGTGATGTCACATTCCTTGGAATCCTGGCACATTGTCACAACTTTACTCTTAACATCTAAAGTTGGGCAAGATTGAGATGACAACTGCTGCCCACAACTGTGTGGAAAAGAACCATATGTGGCATGGAGGATTTTTATTGTGTATTGATATCCTGAACAGTTCAGTGCCAAAACATCTCCATCGCAAGCCTTTTCAGCATGTATGTTGCCTGAACCTGTTGCAAAAGAAAGTAATATGatgaatatcaaataaatggtaattttttttggcctttttcttTCATCCAATTTTGTTGCTACTTTGGCCAACATCTATTACATTCATATTACATacaaatgttttgcttttcttctacTGACTTGGGATTTACCCCAAAAGTTTTCTGTCTCTGCTATTATATTGTTTaagaaataaactgaatcaTTATGTTCggacctgtttacatggaggtggggggaCCCCAGGTCCCTAATAATTGTTGCACTTACTCAAAAGTTGAGTGCAAGGTTTGTAGTctcaaaatttacaaatatatGCTATTTAATGATATACGAGCACAAATTTGCCACTGGTAACCCACCcgtccatataatttcttattttattttgatcacgtttacatgatagctAGGGTGACCCACCTAGGTGGGTTGCCcagtctgccaggtagggtaaccctgtcagccagggtgacaatttgccatgtaaacatgtcaaggtggggtaacccacCTAGCCGGGGTTGCGTTCATgacaaaaagctcaaaagcaaaacacgtatgttttaaaactttgtacatttcctagccatctcatggcagaaatcgccagaaaccaCAATGGACACACAAgaagtgtaaaatgttcacatttcagaatatttagcattgtaaatcgaccatatttggtttcccaatcTATTCTGTATAACGTATTGTcagtcaacggttcctcgcgaaaccaaacaccacGATGAGTGACACTTTCGTGAATAAATACATTATTcaagatgtgagcttgggatgTCTCTGcttaaactccttaattgcaagtgcaacaacaacctcaagaaacccCACTCTAGCACCCCGGGGTTggaagattgcatgtaaacatgttttatttttctaccACAGTTAGGCAGGTTATCTaacctacctggggtcccccacctccatgtaaacagtcCCTTATTAGGTTTATGCCcctatatttttgtcttttttggtCTTGCTTTTACTTTTTCTAAATGACGAGACTGAGATAGTAAATAAAATGATGGCCAGGAATGAGGAATAGATAAATTCCAAATGGCCAGGAAtgaaatagtaaataaaatgatAGCCAATAAAACTCATAGGCACCATTATTAACATATATCAAGTTTATCTTTTGCATCCAATAATACCTGGTGTTATGGCAAGGTAATTAATCTGAAATCCTTTCTGGGCAGCATTGGTGTTGCCGGAATGAAAATTCACTCTGACTGTACTTGTTGTAGTAATTGTTAGCATGGATGTATTTCCATTACAAAATTTTCCACCAATGCGAGGAGATAAATCAGTGAGACCATCCTGAACTTCTACAAAATCTTCTTTACAGCCTGGTGGATTTGAACTTCGTCTCATGTCAAACTGTGTAAACATTAGTACCATGTTTTTTCCTGTTGGAGCTGAAATAATCCATACACAGTTTTTGTTGGAGGGGTAACTGATTGGAAAGCCTGGACTTGCAATGGAGCCGGAAGGATTTGTTGAAAAGTTTGAACAatcatctgaaaaaaataattttataaagaGTACATTTTTTATATTGTATAGGCTATCAAATATAATTACTACAATTGTAATTCCCATTTGAAGTTGAAAACCATGCAGAAAGTAAcctgaaatttcattttgaaaaattgtggtAAAAACTTCTAATCAACATGTTACTGATTTTGTTTGTGCAATTATAACACATGATAAATTAACCCCTTTGACTCCTAAAAGTGATGTGCTCAATTCCCctttacaatatcagccctgaatcaaacattaaggtcatgaaaataaaggaaatgaacaccaactaaagaagttctggATTGTTGagtgaattctccttgtcagcaccttaggaaatgtatactTTATTGAAGTTCGTTacggaaaatatgcatacttatGTTAGGAGGCAAAGGCTTAATTGGCACTGACAACATATTTGAGATTCATATACACTATAATAATATTCATAATGTTTGAAGTTCTTATATGAAATATTATTACTCAAAAAGATACTACATTTACTCAAAGTTGTATTGATGCCAATtgaaatgaaagacaaaacttACAAATAGTTAAATTTTCAGAGGCTTTTActtgaaaatttacattttctggATAGCACTAGCTTATCAAGAGAATGGCGACAGCCTTAATGACTGTGCTTGTATTGTTAATGTTATTACTATACATGAACTTGTCgatatttgaaaacttttcccaAGTTCAAGGACATAGTatttacaaataacaaaaatagcCCTTACTCAACTAATCTGATTCTGTCTGTTTTAAAGTTAGCATGCTGTCTCATTAGCGACATATAATCCAAATTTTTACTGCTGACAATAATAACAAATGGGACTTAAGATTTCAAGGTGTATCTATCAAGTGAACCTACCAGCTTGATCACTGCAGCCATATACTTCAACTCGAAGACACATATCATATTTATAATCCTTCGGGTATATCCTGAGGTATCTCGTCACAAATGTATCTCTCAAGTTGTTCAGTTTCACACTGTTGGCATTTGAGTTTCCAATGAATGActgaaaaaataccaaaagagAATTGCATTTTCCCAGCATTGTACACACACAATTGTGAATGTAAAAGAAACTTCCCCTAAGACACATTGAGGATTACACACCTTGTCAGGACCATCATCAGTGTCTTTGTAAGTTAACCACGCCCTTCCATCATAGCTGTACTTAATCACATATGTCTTAACGTAGTAGCTCAAGTAATTCCAAGTTTGTACTCCTTGTGTACCAATGGCTGAAACATGTCTGACCCTCAGCAGGTCTATCTCAAAGTACTCAGATGTTTTATCATTGTTTGCACTGCACCAAGCTCCATTATTATTGTTCAATCTACCATGCTCAGGAAGCCAGCCAGGAGAAAATGTGTGACTGCTTATCTGgaaatcttttattttgttgcttTCCATACCAAGAGCATCTGAGCAACCTAAAAGGATTAATGAGAAAAagtcaatttttcattttataggAGATGTAAGGATTGAGATAGTCAAGACAAGTGTTAACCAAATTCCAGTCTGTCTAAAGCTGAGTGACTTCCTTGgctgactttttttctttgcttttctttgttttggaaTAATTCGGGCTTTATATACTTCTCATCTCAGTAACAAAAATGCTGCTAGTTGAATTTACTTTGGTGGCATTAGCAAGGGAGCTAAAAGAAACTTTCATTTACTGCCTCACACATATATCTTGGAATTTTAAGTTTCCCTGTCAGGTGTGTGAGTGGAATTGTTTCTGCAAAAGGTTTACTAGTCCATACAAGTTTATGGTGACCTTAAAATAATTGGTTCAGTTTCATCTTACCATGAagagttattttgaaaaacttagTCTAAGGTCATTACTACTACTTCCCTTCGAATATGCCAATTTACCATATGACAGCCCATCAAAATTTAGACAGGTGTTGTCAATTTTCTGGGAGTGCTATGTTCGTTTGTGAGATGCTTATCCAGCCAGATGTTATGAATTTTCTGGCAATGTTTGAGTGTATTTGCCCATGACGATCAAAATATTGTAATAAGTCCAAGTATAACAACAATCATTGTGTTTTAGAAACAAGCTTAAAATACTGATATACATTATTGACTTCCTgtagcaaataaaaaaaaccaaaataataaaatgatgatgTACAAGAAACTTCCCATTTAGCTAAGAAATACCATTGTGGTTTGAATATATTATAATTGTTGAAGTTAACGACTAAGCAATGAAAATATCTGTAAAGTAATTTTGTCTCACCAGgaaataaaaagtgaaatatttccttaaaagGGGTGGGCGTTAGAGGGGCCGGTCAGTTGGCAAAATACCACAAAGCAAATATTTTGTCTCGTGAATGTTTTCCACGACTCAAAGgagcttttttcctttctttttctttctttttcggaTCCACGGTGTGAAACATACACCGAATGATAGCGGAGAAGCATACATTCTTCCAGGATTTATCTCTAACCCGAATCTCTTTATGCAATGTTTGTTTATAAGGTTCATGCAAATGAAGAAAACCGCGTCTTTGAGAGCGAGCCAAAATTCGTCTCATTAACAGTTCACCCTGAGCGAACAATTTTATACGTTTTgtttacactgaaaaaaaacagaataagCGCTTTCGTAGGTTTTAATAACTTGAACTAGCTCTCACTTAATCAACCTAAGACAATGATAGTGCACACGTTATATGAATAGTTCCCGTATCTTTCATTAAGTAGGCttaatctttttgtttacaacGCACAAATGCGAAAAACGACTCCGTCATCGATTGAACTGATCCCCACTAGCTCTTACTACACGAAAACCAGGAAAGTCTACAAGGTACATTTTCATGAAACCAATTTCAAAGGCAATGCATTGAACCTACGTAAGGACTATTGTGCTTCAAAATGGTTCTTGATAAATATCTCTTACGGCTATTGTCTTTTGTACTACGAAAAACGTTCTTATAAGTACTTtggggaaatttgaaattttcacagcgaaaataattaaatttggCGTCAGGTTACCATATCTATTGGCAGTCCGTGATCAGTGAAAGGGGGAAATAAATTCTTTCCAGGAAATAGAACAGAAAAGATACGTAGAAACACGTTCTCGAATATATTAGGCTATTATATTACTTTACTTCGTCGCTCGATCAGTTGCGATGTTTATCTGTAAGCTTAAATCCTGAATTAGTTCATGAAAACGTTGAAAGGATTCTTTTTACGTTTGCCTCGTGCTTATGATTAGCTGGTATGAGGTGCGAAGCGGCTATTTGAACAACTTTACCTTGGCGCAATGCGTCGATGAAAAGGGAACAACGGGCCACGTAAACTGCGAAGAAGAGCGCGAGGTGAAAATTCGGACCCATCTTGACATTCATCTCGTTTTAAAGTAGTCCGTGAAAACTCTAGAGTagaattaaataaacaaaagaatgttATTTGAGAACTTGGTCGAAAAAAATCGCAGCAGGCGAACTACTTACTTGATTGCGTTGCGTTTTCAGGGCTGAAGAGCGATTGTGTGTAAGGAGTGGAGAGGGCATGGGGAGGGTATGTCTAGGGCGGCGGTGGGGGAGGGTCGATGACGCAAAAAATTTTCCTGGCGGTTGCGTGAAATAATGCCAAGTATTGAAAAAGTTGGTCCAAAGAATAGTCAAACCACAATAGATCCTAACAATAATGATTTTCTAtaattatcttaattttttgaAGGACAAAAAGCATTATAATTATCAGAAGAAGTTTAACATTAGCCTCGTGTCCAGACTCCCAAAGCTTGCCGGGATCTGGGAACGAATCAGGGTTGCTGCGGTTACATAAGAATTTTCTTGCGTCAAGCATATAATCTTGGAGCTTGTGGCCAATCTATAATTAAAATATCCGGAATCACGAAGCAAAAAATTCCTTGAttctaaattatttttccacatcAATATGtcagaatttgaaaattcaacaatGTCGACGCCGTAAATCGGTTGAAACCGAAAACGTCCACAGATCACTGAGTTTGATTGTCATGTTTCTGATTAaacttttttatgtttaaattttttttgtttcggttTTGGGTGTTTGtttaatgttttcaatttttgatgtCTAGTTTCCGAAAAACAGGAAATACTTATAAGTTGTcgaagttttgattttaaaaattggattCGCCGAAAAACTACCTGAATCGACCAAGTGTTTACAGTGATATAGGAAATCAGAACCTATATCATAGAGCTCTTCATTAATAATGTTCAGTTCTTCCAGGGTAAAGCACAACTGGTTTTTAGTGAAACTGCAGTTTTGAGGTTCACTTTGACCActtcttttcattgtttttatctggataaaattggaaaaacaccaacaaaacCGGAAAACTTATGTCTGGCGCCGAAGCTAACTGAAGTAAGATTGTTAAGATTGCTACGATCTTTAATTATATAGGATTGCTGATCCTGCATGCTTAAAGTTTAAACTGAtaaagttcttgattgtttcTGGCAAAAatgttgtgttgttgttgtttgcatGATGgcaaaagaggaaaatagaCACTTCACACTGAGGATGGCGGTTAGCAAAGGTTAATGACAGTCTTGAGGACAGTAACCAATTACTATGTATTGGTAAGAAAAAATAGGCTATGTACAGCATCGTCAAGATGTCTCCTTCGATTTCTCGCCTCGTGGAATTTTCCGAAATATAGAAGTAGATCGGAAATAACCAGTGAATATTGCTGCGTTAAGACACCGGTATAAGTGTCCATATGCTTCTTGTGCAGAAGACGATGTTCAGTTTGCGTGCAACTCAGCGGGCGACGGGCTTTACAAAAATATTGGAAATGGAAATATAATAACTCTTTGCGTTTTGTAATTGGTCATGTAACGATCAACCACAATAGCAGCAATTAAGCTCCAAATGGCTGAATGGATGTGTTACTGTAGAATCATTTTACAAAACCCTGAGAATTTTCTCTGATCCGGTTCAAAATGATCtcaaattcttaaaatttatcTGCGACTCAAAAACGAAACAAGCTATCTCCCGTTTGAGAAGTTTCAAGTTGAAGTTTAAAGTGGAACCTACGATAGGATGTATATATTGGGCGAGTGCTTGAAAGGGGTTTACTCAATAGGGGGCAAGTTTATGACGAGCCAAAGTCGGCGAGTTTCCTTTAGCTTGGAAGCAATTAAACtaataaagagaatttt from Pocillopora verrucosa isolate sample1 chromosome 8, ASM3666991v2, whole genome shotgun sequence includes these protein-coding regions:
- the LOC131796725 gene encoding uncharacterized protein isoform X2; its protein translation is MNVKMGPNFHLALFFAVYVARCSLFIDALRQGCSDALGMESNKIKDFQISSHTFSPGWLPEHGRLNNNNGAWCSANNDKTSEYFEIDLLRVRHVSAIGTQGVQTWNYLSYYVKTYVIKYSYDGRAWLTYKDTDDGPDKSFIGNSNANSVKLNNLRDTFVTRYLRIYPKDYKYDMCLRVEVYGCSDQADDCSNFSTNPSGSIASPGFPISYPSNKNCVWIISAPTGKNMVLMFTQFDMRRSSNPPGCKEDFVEVQDGLTDLSPRIGGKFCNGNTSMLTITTTSTVRVNFHSGNTNAAQKGFQINYLAITPGSGNIHAEKACDGDVLALNCSGYQYTIKILHATYGSFPHSCGQQLSSQSCPTLDVKSKVVTMCQDSKECDITIKKALFDYSCSNGPENHQLQIFYQCTSTNIRTPAPSTITSKPTQVTSSAPSIPPTKMMSSGPSAKPTQMTFSAPSSAQPTKVLSANSFTKPTTKSSSEKPVLYPGESDKITLPTEKVELEDPGVTGKRAERVGGLQMKVMAVVIAVAIIVIAGMVAVFIILKKRSRKERGSPLPTITFTSDKEYATPANGTKKRFPRDSKANPYETVNILYRSSDSSENSTIGEKEVSSSDSCPVDQDRDSPKITENPLYIGFSPPVKSTAAVGYQLIKPPNGAAQSHYSLPVKKTPKVTSIENPNYEKTLPVTNHEYAKPEIKTDTNC
- the LOC131796725 gene encoding uncharacterized protein isoform X1, which encodes MNVKMGPNFHLALFFAVYVARCSLFIDALRQGCSDALGMESNKIKDFQISSHTFSPGWLPEHGRLNNNNGAWCSANNDKTSEYFEIDLLRVRHVSAIGTQGVQTWNYLSYYVKTYVIKYSYDGRAWLTYKDTDDGPDKSFIGNSNANSVKLNNLRDTFVTRYLRIYPKDYKYDMCLRVEVYGCSDQADDCSNFSTNPSGSIASPGFPISYPSNKNCVWIISAPTGKNMVLMFTQFDMRRSSNPPGCKEDFVEVQDGLTDLSPRIGGKFCNGNTSMLTITTTSTVRVNFHSGNTNAAQKGFQINYLAITPGSGNIHAEKACDGDVLALNCSGYQYTIKILHATYGSFPHSCGQQLSSQSCPTLDVKSKVVTMCQDSKECDITIKKALFDYSCSNGPENHQLQIFYQCTSTNIRTPAPSTITSKPTQVTSSAPSIPPTKMMSSGPSAKPTQMTFSAPSSAQPTKVLSANSFTKPTTKSSSEKPVLYPGESDKITLPTEKVELEDPGVTGKRAERVGGLQMKVMAVVIAVAIIVIAGMVAVFIILKKRSRKERGSPLPTITFTSDKEYATPANGTKKRFPRDSKANPYETVNILYRSSDSSENSTIGEKEVSSSDSCPVDQDRDSPKITENPLYIGFSPPVKSTAAVGYQLIKPPNGAAQSHYSLPVKKTPKVTSIENPNYEKTLPVTQNHEYAKPEIKTDTNC